The DNA region GAAAGAGGCGCTGGCTACAATCGCCAACTACGGCGTCACCCTCATTGCCATCGGCAACGGTACCGCGTCCTATGAAACCGAGGAATTCGTCGCCCGTCTCATCAACGACCACCAATTGAATCTTCATTACCTCATTGTCAACGAAGCCGGCGCCTCGGTGTATTCGGCGTCAAAACTGGCCAAGGACGAATTGCCTGATCTTGATGTTTCATTGCGCGGCGCCGTATCTATCGCCCGCCGCGTGCAAGATCCGCTGGCCGAACTGGTCAAGATCGATCCCAAATCAATCGGCGTCGGCCAGTACCAGCATGATGTCAACCAAAAAGAACTGGCCAGCGCCCTCACCGCCGTTGTCGAGTCTTGTGTCAACCATGTGGGCGTCGAGCTTAACACTGCTTCGCCCGCCCTGCTGCAGTATGTTGCCGGCATCAATGCGAGCGTGGCCAAAAACATTGTTGCTTTTCGCGACGCCAACGGACCCTTCCGCAGCCGGGATCAGCTCCGGAAAGTCCCCCGTCTCGGACCGGCGGCCTTCACCCAATGCGCCGGCTTTTTGCGAATCAAGGGCGGCGTCAACCCCTTGGACAATACGCCGGTACATCCCGAGTCTTATCCTATCGCCGAAGCGGTCTTGGCGAAATTGGGCTTTTCTGTGGCCGACCTGACCGACCGCCAGCGGCTGCGCGCCTTGCAGAGCCAGCTGGCCAAAGCCGATGCCGGCCGGTTAGCCGCCGACCTTGGCGCCGGCGAACCAACCGTGCGGGACATCCTTGCCGCCCTGGCCAAGCCGGGCCGCGACCCGCGCGAGGAACTGCCACCGCCGCTGACGCGCAAAAATATTGTCAAACTCTCGGACATTGCCCCCGGTACCCTGGTTAAAGGTACGGTACATAATGTCACCGACTTCGGTGTTTTTGTCGACATCGGCCTCAAGACCAACGGTCTCATTCACCGCTCCGAACTTAGTCATAAGCCCTTTCGCCATCCCCTTGACATCGTCGCCGTCGGCGACATCGTCGAATGCATAGTCCTCAGCGTCGATGAGGCGCGCGGCCGCATTGCCCTCAGCCTCAAGCAAGCCCCAAAATAGCCAGGCGTACCAAAGCCGGGACATAGGCCCCGGCTTTTCGTTATATTCCCGGATGGTAACGCAGCCACCGATCCGTCAGTTTGGCCGCATCGTACCGCGTCTCCATGTCCACCGGCAGCTCGCCCCATACGGCGTCCCGCTCTTCTAATAGCTGTTGCAGGGCAGTCAGCAGTTCGTCCGGCTGGGTGAAGTCGATGTCCTGCGCCAACAGGGCCGTCAAAAACTCACTTACACCGTCCATCCCGAAGGACGGCACTTCCATGGCGACGACCGTCCAGTAATCTTCGTCTTCGTCCAGCACAAAGACAATATCAGGATAACTGCGGTTGGTCGGGTCGGGTAGAATGAGTTCGCCGTCGTCGCAGTCGGCCTCGAAGGACGGCACACTGCGCAGGTACACCTCGACTACCGGCACATCGCCATCGTATTCGACGCGGTAACAGCCGTTCAAGCCGACATATTTGTGAAAACCGGGATACCGTTTGGCCATTCTTCACAACTCCTTTCATACCGCTTCAAGTTTAGTGTCTGCCAAACGGCAGATTATCATGCCCTACAAAAATTAACACCGGCTGCCCTTTCCGCAACCGGTGTTAATTTTATTTTTCCTCAATATTCATTCCATCCGCATAACGGCAAAGGGGTCCGCACCGTACACTTCGTCCGCAACCGCGTTATACAGCTCGTCCGCCGCGGTGCGCAAAATATGAATTTGGCCTTTTAGGGCCGCGACTACCGTGTGGTCCCGCAAGGCCGGTAAATTAATGGCCGTATTTAGGAGCGCAGCCATCACTGCGTTATAACTTAAGAGCACGCCAATCATAAGGTCGCTGACCACATGGGCGTTGATTTTCCCCAGCAGTGCCCTGCCAATTTCCAGGCTTTCCAGTGCAGCCCGGGCCACTTCCACAGGCACCTCCGCCGCCTGCCGCATCGCTTGCTGGATTTGGGCCGCCCGCGCCTCTTTCTCCTCCGCTGTCGCCTTCGGCAGCCCATAGGCCGCCATTACCGCCGAAAAAGCGTCAGCGTCACGGTCAATGAGCTCTTCCAGTTTTTTATGTAATCCTGCCAAGACTTTTTGCCGATCGGCAAGCATGTCGGCGTACGCCGCTAAATCCGGACGCCCCAGCGAAAGATTCACCGCCATTTCGAGCAAGCTTACGCCTAAGAGGCCGGACACCGCGGCAGCGCTGCCACCGCCCGGCGCCGGCTGACGCGACGCCAGCCGCGCGGCAAATTCATGGATTGATAGTTCTGCAAGCAATTACATCCCCTCTTTCAAGATTTAGCTACATCTCTTCCTCTCGTTAAAAGTCCATAGGGACCGCCTATTCAATTATTTTATCAGACTTTGCCAAACAAATATACCGCCAGCGTGTCAAGACTTCAATATATGGACGCTTTCGGGCCTTATCAGGAGAGCCGCCCGGTCGCCGGCCTGAAAGACGGCCTTTTGGACCGGATCATAATCTATGACGGTCAGGCTTTGGCCGCCGGCAGTAATTTTATAATCCTGATAAGCCCCCATGAACACCGAGGCCGTAACTTGCACGGCAAGCGGCCCTTCCGCGGCCAGCCGGAGCGTTTCCGGCCGCAGGACCACGCTCACCGGTTCGCCTGGACTGAGCACGAGGTCGGTCGCGACCGCGAAAGCCTGGCCGAGGAAGCGGACGGTGGCCGTCCCGTCGCCGACGGCGACGACCTCGCCGGCCAGGATGTTGGCCATGCCGATGAAATCGGCGACAAACTTGGTCCGCGGCCGTGTGTAAATTTCAAAGGGCGAGCCGATCTGTTCGATATTCCCTTGGTTCATAATGACAATCCGGTCAGACATGCTCATGGCCTCAGACTGGTCATGGGTCACATAAATACTGGTAATGCCGATATCGCGTTGAATCCGCCGGATTTCACCACGCATGTGCACCCTGAGCTTGGCGTCCAGGTTAGACAGCGGTTCATCGAACAGCAGGACGGACGGTTCCATCACCAGCGACCGGGCCAAGGCCACCCGCTGCTGTTGGCCGCCGGAAAGCTGGTTGGGATAGCGCCCTTCCAGGCCGGTAAGGCCTACTAATTCAAGAATGTGGCTGACTTTGGCGCGGATGTCGCTGTCTTTCATTTTTTTGATGCGCAGACCGTAGGCGATATTTTCAAAGATGGTGAGATGAGGAAACAGCGCGTAGCTCTGGAACACCATCGCCGTGTCGCGTTTATCCGGGGTAAGGCGGGTTACTTCCTCGCCGCCAATGTAAATATTGCCGCTCGTCGGTGTTTCGAAGCCGGCGATCATGCGCAGAATAGTCGTTTTGCCGCAGCCGGACGGCCCCAGCAGGGTAACAAACTCACCCGCCGCGACGTCAAGCGTTACATCGTTAACGGCCAGGACGCCGCGCCCGGCAGCGCCGTTATACCGTTTCACCAGATTTTGCAGGCGAACGCTTTTCGAATTTTTCAATTTGGTTTCCCCCTCAAAACTTTACACACCCTCGACATTTATTCCCATGCGATTGAACACGAACTTAAGCATGCCCGTTACTGCCAGGACAATGACAATGAGAACGGTGGAATAGGCCGCCGCTACCCCCAACCGCCCGACATCGACCTGGGACATGATGGCTACCGTCAGCAGGTTGTAGCTGGCCGAAACCAGGAAAATAACGGCGCTGACTGCCGTCATGCTGCGGACGAAACTGTAAACCAAGCCGCTGAAAAAGGCCGACTTAATCAGGGGAATAGTAATCGAAGTAAACACTTTGAACGAGTTGGCGCCAAGGTCTTGGGCCGCTTCCTCGATGGACGGGTCAATCTGCTGCAGGGATGCTACGCCGGCGCGGATACCGACCGGCATGTTACGGAAAATAAAGGCAATAAGAATGATGGTTGCCGTACCGGTAAGAACCAGTGGCGGTTCGTTATAGGCCAGCACGTAGCCCATGCCAATGACGGTGCCGGGGACGGCCATCGACAGCATCGAAATAAACTCGATTGCCTTACGGCCGAAAAAGCGCTTGCGCACGATGAGAAAGGCGATAATCATGCTCAGGATGCCGGTCATGGGCATGGACAACAGCGAAAGATACGTGGTGTCAAGAATGGGTTTTAACCCCAAAGAAAAGATATATTCATAATGCTTCAGTGTCGGCGTATAGTCGATACCCCACAGGTTGGTAAACGAACCGTAAGGAATAAGAATGTAGAGCACCAGGACGAACAGGCTGACCAAAAAGCAGGGCAGACCAATCAGCCAGTTCAGGGTACGGTCGGCGACCAGTTCGCGCTGGCGGGACGGCTTGCCGGTAACGGTAACATATGACCTTTCCCCAACCCAGTATTTCTGAACAATAAACATGAGGACCGAAAGGCTGAGCAGCACCGTCGCCAGCGCCGTACCGCCCTTGATATCGTAGTTTCCCATGGCCTGGAGATAAATCTTCGCGGCCAGGGTGGTGAAATTGCCGCCAATAACCATGGCATTGCCAAAATCGGCCACCGTTTGAATAAACACCAGTAAAAAGGCATTGGCGATACCGGGCGTAAGCAGCGGCAGGATAATGGTCCGAAAAATATGCCAGCGGGAAGCGCCCATGTTGCGGGCCGCCTCCTCATAAGACGGGTCGATTTGTCGCATCAAGCCGGCCAGCACGAGATAGGCAATAGGAAAAAAAGTGAGAACCTGCACAACCACCAGGCCGGTAAAGCCGTACACGTTGGCATCCTTGATGCCCAGCAGGCTGTAAGTAATAAAGCCCCGCTGACCGAACAACATGATGAAGGACATAGCCAGGGCAAAGGGCGGCGAAATGATGGGCAGAAAGGCCAAAATGTTGAACAGGCGTTTAAAAGGAATATTAAGAAACGCATCGGCGTAAGCGAACAAAAAGCCCACCACCGTGGCGAAAAAGCCGACGACCACTCCTGCCGTCACGGTGTTAACAAGTACGCGGACGTTTTCGTCCTGCCGGAAAACATCACGGTAATATTGAAGCGTCAGGCCGCCTTCCGCCGTCACAATCCCCTCTTTGAGCACCGCGTACAGCGGCCAGACGATAAACAAGACCAATGAACAGCTAACGAGAATAATGGTTGCCAATAAAACAGGGTCGTGAATGATTTTGCGCATTGCTCCACCTCACAAGAAGCGGGCGCCTTACCGGGGCGCCCGCTTGGCTGAAAAGACGCGCTAAGTATCCTGCTATTTAAAATTATTTAATGGCATTATTCCATTTTTCGACAAGCTTGCTGCGGTTGGCGCCCGCCCAGTTCAAATCGTAGTTGATCAATTTGGTGTCCTTGATTGCTGCCGCCTGGGACGGTGCTATCGCTTCCGGATTGGTCAGAAACTGATATGACCCGGCTTTTTGGCCGATTTCCTGAGCCTCTTTGGTCAGGCACCAGTCGATGAATTTCTTGGCCGCTGCCTGATCGGGACCGCCTTTGATGATGGCGACGGCGCCAATCTCATAGCCCGTGCCTTCCACCGGCGCAGAAATAACAATATCTTTCATGCCTTCTTCCTTGTATTTGATGGCATCATGCAGGAAGGTCACGCCGACGGTGGCTTCACCCTGGCCGACCATCCGCCCCGGGGCCGTACCGGATTTGGGATAGGTCTTAATCTGGCCATTCAGCTCTTTCATGTATTTCAGGCCTTTTTCCTCGCCCATGAGCTGGACAATGGTGGCCAGCATGGTGTAAGCCGTCCCGGATGAGCCCGGGTTAGCAATGACTACCTGGCCCTTCAGCGCCGGATTAAGCAGATCCTGCCAGCTCTGCGGCACCGGCAAGCCCTTTTCGGCCAGCAGCTTCTGGTTCGAGACAAACCCTAGATAGCCTACGTAGATACCCGTCCAGTATCCCTCGGGATCTTTGTATTTGGCCGGGATCTTGGCGGCATTGGGCGAAACGTATTTTTCCAAAAGCCCGTCTTCTTTAGCCTGAATAAAGCCGTCAGCCGGTCCACCGAACCAGATGCTGGCCTTGGGATTGTTTTTTTCCGCCTTGATGCGGCCCAGGATCTCGCCCGAACTCATGCGCACCGCTTCCACTTTAATGCCGGTCTCTTTCTCAAACTGTTGGACAGCCTTTACCATGTGGTCTTCCATGAGCCCGCAGTAAATGGTCAGTTTCTGCGGCTGAGCGCTTTGCGGCTTGCTGCCGCACCCCGCGGCCAGCGCCACCATCAGGACAATAACCAGTATTGCCGTCACTTTTTTCCACGTCTTGGACACGTCGTGCTCCTCCTTACTGCTTTTCCCTGCCGCGGAAAAGCTAATTATTTCCAGTATTTTTCTAATTCTTTGGCTTTTGGGAAAATCCTGCCGCCCTGCCAAAATAGCAAGACCCGCATTAAGCAAATATCAATCAAAAAAAAATAGCCGGGATTACCCGGCAGTTTGCTCGCAATACTCTTCCTTGACAATCTCGGTGTCCGCGCCATGGACGCCGCACTCGGGGCATACCCAGGTCTGCACCCGCAGCAGCACCTCCCGGCCGTCAAAATTATATTTTTGCAGAGTGTACTTGGACGCCTTGTCAAGATGCTCACACCAAAACTGTTGTTTCACCACTGACTCCTCCCTGCTATATATTAGCGAATCCAAGACCTGATAATATTACCTGCTACTAATATAGTTTTATTATAAATTATTTTATCTAAATTTTCAATATTATCGGCTGGTAATATTATCTATTAATAACTATGCCCCCATTTCCACTATATGCCGTACTCCTCTCCTTCATACCCCGCCGGTGAAAAAGGAAAAGAATGGCGGAAACGAGAAGTAAATTAGTAAATTGCATATAACAGGAGTTATGCGTTATGGATAAGAAGCTGCTCTTCGCCTTGGACATCGGTACGCGCAGTGTCGTCGGCCTGCTTGGGGAACAGGGTGATAATAAAATTAATCTCCTGGCAGTCGAACGCCAGGAGCACTATACCCGCGCCATGCTGGACGGGCAAATCCATGATGTCACCGAGGTGGCTGGCGTTTTGGCCGAAGTAAAAAGCCGTCTGGAGCGGATCGTCAGCCCCTTGCCCAAAGTGGCCGTAGCCGCCGCTGGCCGGGCTCTCAGCACCCTCCGCGTTACCGCCGACCTGGACGTGAGCGGGCGCGGGGCGCTGACGGCAAGTGACGAGCGGGCACTGGAGCTTGCCGGCCTGCAGACGGCACAGCGCAGTTTAGCCACCGCCGACGCTGCGTTCGATCCCACTGCCTACTACTGTGTCGGTTACAGCGTGGTTACCTTTAGCCTGGACGGCAATCCCCTTAAAAGTCTGGTTGGTCAACGGGGAAAACGGGCGGAAATTGAACTCATTGCCACTTTCCTCCCCCGCCAGGTCATCGATTCGTTGCAGTCGGCCGTCCAGGCGGTCGGCCTGGAAATTGCCACCCTTACCTTGGAGCCAATCGCCGCGATCAATGTACTTATCCCGCCCACCATGCGGCACCTCAATCTGGCCCTGGTCGATGTGGGAGCCGGCACTTCTGACGTGGCTATCACCCGGGACGGATCAGTCATCGGTTACGGCATGGTGCCCTGTGCCGGCGACGAGATCACGGAAGCCTTGTCGCAGCAATATCTGCTGGATTTCAATGTTGCCGAACAGGTCAAACGCCAACTTGGTGCTAAAAATAAAAAAGTGACTTTCACCGATGTCCTGGGAATAGAACATAAGGTACCGGCCAAAGAACTGACGGCCAGCCTTGCCCCGGCGGTAGCCGACCTCGCCCAGCTCATCGCCCGCCAGATCCTGGACCTTAACGGCCAGCCGCCGCAGGCCGTGCTCCTCGTTGGCGGCGGGGCCCTCACACCGCTCTTGCCGGCGGCGCTGGCCCAAGCGCTCGATATCCCGGCCGCCCGCGTCGGCATCCGCCGGCCGGACGCCCTTGACGGCTTTACCGCTATTCCGCCGACGCTACAGGCGCCCGACGGTGTGACCCCGCTCGGTATCCTTAAGCTGGCCGGCAGCGGCACGCTGCATTTCGCCAACATTTCCCTAAACGGCCAGCCGCTCCGCCTTTTCAACTTCGGCAAACTGACCGTCACCGATGCCCTCCTCGCCGCCGGTATCGATGCCCGCAGCCTCCACGGCCGGCCGGGCCTGGGGATTACCGTGCGGATAAATGGCGAAACCAAATTTTTCCCCGGCAGTCACGGCCAGCCGGGAAGCGTCGTCATCAACGGCCAGCCGGCCGGCTTCGACCACCCCCTGCAGGATGGCGATGTCATTACCGTCATAAAAGGCAGGGATGGCGCCACGCCCCGACCGCGCGTGGCTGATGTCGCCCCCTTGCCCCAGCCGTTTACCGTTATCGTCGATGGCGAACCGGTTACCGTCGCGCCGCTTGTCACCGTTAACGGCAACCCGGCTGATGCCGCTACCTTACTTGCCGACCGCAGCGAGGTAACCTGCCGCTTACCGGATACGCTGGGTGAAGTGCTTGCGCAGCTTGGTCGGACCGCAGGCCCTGTTCATTTTACCTATACCGTCAATGGCCATGAGCGCACCTACCGTCAGTGGCCGCGCTACCTCATCAATGGGCGGGAGGCCGGTCCCGATTGGCCGGTAAAGCCCGGCGACGTCATCACCGCGCCACCGCCCGTACCGCCTACCCTGGCCCAGTTACTTGGCCTGGCCGGCCTTACCGACGAATTCATCACCGTTACCTTTAACGGTGAGCCCTGCCAGGTGCCGCTCAGGCGCCTGACGCTTACCCTCAATGGCCGCCCGGCCGACCCTGGGGAAACCGCACCTACCGGCAGCGAAATTGAGTTTAGCTTAAGCGAACAGCCGCCGACGGTCAGCGATGTCCTCCTGGCCGCCGCTTTCAATCCCCGGGCCCTGCGCAACGTTATTCGCATCGACCTTTTGCTCAACGGCCAGGCGGCCGAATACACTACCCCGGTAAAAAAGGGGGACTGGATCGATGTCATCGCCATCACCGATACAAAGTAGCAAAACCGCCGGCAAATGGCTGGCAGTAATCCTGCTGCCACTACTAATATTTTTGCTGTCGGCCGGCGTCGGGTTGGCCGCGCCTTTTCGGGCATACGTCGCCCTAACCGTATGGGCCATTCTCTCCTGGGCCCTGTCACTCATGCCGGAAGCCTTCGTTGGCAGCCTGCTGCCGGTACTGTATATTGTTGCCGGTGTGGCCAAACCCGCGGCCGCCTTCGCCCCCTGGCTTACCAACGTACCCTGGACCAGCATGGGCGGCCTGATCCTGGGCGCCGTGCTTCTCGCGAGCGGTCTGGCCAAACGCATCGCCTACTGGTCTATCTTACGGACCGGCGCATCTTATTACCGTACCCTGGCCGGTTTGATGTTGGCCGGCATCATCCTTGGTCCCCTTATTCCGTCCGCCTTGGGCAAGATGTCGATTTTTTGCCCGCTGGCCATCGGCATCTGCCAGGCGCTAAATCTGCCGCCTAAGTCGCGGGCGGCCACGGCCGTCATGGCCACCGCCTTTTTTGCCGTCGCCGGTCCGACCGTGACCTATCTGACCGGCGGCATTCATATCATCATGGCGATGAGCCTGGTATCCGGCGTCCTGCAAACACCGGTCAGCTGGTCCCAGTACGCCGTTTATAACTTCATTCCCGGCGTGATTTATTCCGGCCTTACTCTTAGCCTGGTAGCCCTGCTGCTGCGGCCGGAGCGTTCCATTGACACCGCGGAAGTTATCCGCCTGCAATACAAAAACCTTGGGCCGCCGACGGCCACCGAAAAAAAGGCAGCCGTCGTCCTAGCCGTCACCCTGGTTCTCTTGTCCACCGATACGCTCCACCATATTGACCCTGGCTGGCTGCTGCTCCTGGTCGCCGCCGTGCTTTTTCTCCCCGGCGTTAAGCTAATGGACAAGGAAAAATTCAGCAAAATTGACTTTTCGGTTATCCTCTTTATTGCCGGCGCCATGTCCATTGGCTCGGTTGCCGGCGCCCTTGGCGCCGGGCGCTGGTTTTCCGGCCTTATCATGCCACTGCTCGGCGCCGCGTCGGCGCCGGCTATGTTGCTTTCCGTTTATGCCGTCGGCGCCACTCTCACCCTGTTTCTCACTCCTATCGCCGGCCTTGCTACCTTTACCGGGCCGCTTACGGAAACAGCCCTGGCGCTTGGCCTAAACCCTTTTCCCGTTATCTACAGCCTGATTTACGGCATGGACCAGTATATTTTCCCCTATCAATACGGGGTGCTGATGTTGGCGTTCAGCTACGGCTATATGTCTTGGCCGCTGATGGCCCGCGTTTTTGCCGCCAAAATGGCACTGACGCCTCTGTTTTTGCTCTTTATCGCCCAGGCCTACTGGCGCTGGCTGGGCCTGTTGCCGTAAAACAGCCGTTTATATCCGCAAAAACATTAAAGCAGCGTAAGCCTTGATGGCGTCACGCTGCTTTTTCTCTGCCGGCGCTATTCGCGCAGAAGATTATATACTTTGGCGGCGATATTGGCAATATAATCGCTCTTAGAATCGGCGCTGGCCGGCGACGAGGTATAAACACTGATAAGAATCCGGTTTTTGCCGTCGTCGACAATCCCCACGTCGCACAGCACATCATCCAGTTCGCCCACTTTGTGCATCACCGGGGTGAGCATGTAGCGGGGAATTTCCTCGGTAAAAATGGTACGGCCTAGCGCATCCAAAAGCTGCTCCGAAGTCCGTTTGCCCAAATATTTTTTGCGGTAAATCGTCTCCATTACCGTCGCCATCTCTTTTGGGGTAGTTACGCTGTGGTAATTATACCGCTGAAACGCCCGGTCATCATGGATCATTGTTTTCTTCAGACGCAGGTCTTTGAGTGTGCGGGCCAGCGCCGCCGGCATTTTTTCTTCAAATTCATTGAGCAAGTTATAAAACGCTTCATTGTCGCTGACGGTGATCATTTTTTCAATATCATCGTCATAAACGGTGCGCGCGTCGGCGTCGGCAGCCGGATATAGGTACTTATAAGCGGCCACCGCAACAACCAGTTTGCTGGTTGAAGCCGTAGGGAAGACAACGTCGGGGCGGTAGGCATAAGTCTTCCCGGTTTTGAGATTTTTGGCGTAAATACCGATACTGCCTTCAAAAGTATTGGCATAGGCCGTAACTTCTTTGGCGGTCGGTCTTGGCGCGCCAAAAACGGTCGCATTGGCAAGCACCATCGTGATGCCCAGGATGATTGCAATTAGCCATTTTTTCATGGTTTCACCTGTTTGGATTATTGTATCAGTCTGGCCAGCTTCTCGGGCTGCAACAAGATGAGGATATCGCCGTCAAAGTCAATCAGGCGGTCTTTCTTCAGGGCGCTGAGGGTACGGGTGACCGTCTCCCGCGTCGTTCCTACCAGGCTGGCCAAATCTTGCCGCGACAGGCCAAGGTCGACTTCAATGCCCCGCGCCGTCCTCCGGCCGTGCTGCTTGCCCAGCCTGAGCAGCGTTTCGGCCGTACGGGCCGTCACATCATTAAGCGCCAGGTTTTTAATCTTCTGCTGGGCGTAAAGCAGGCGCTGGCTAAGGGCTTTAATCAGCTGCAGTGCCAGGCGGTTGTTATTCAGTACCAAGCGCTCCAGTTCGGTGTTCTTGATTATGCCGACCCGCGCGTCCTCGGCAGCGATGGCCGTAGCCGGGTAAGGCCGGTTGTTGAAAAGCAGCACCTCGGCGAACAGGTCGCCGGGCCCCAGAATATGAATGATATGTTCCCGGCCATCGTCCGTCATCTTAACGATTTTGACTTTGCCGCTTTTGACAAAGTGAAAACCTTCGCCCGGTTCGCCCTCCATAAAGATGACCATGCCCTTGCGATAGAGCCGCTCGGTGGTGAGGTTGTGGATCTCGGCCAGCTGCCGGTCGGACAGGTCAGCAAAAATCGGCAGTTTTTTCAAGTGTTCAATCGAGTCCATAACCCGCCTCCTTATGCGCTGTAGGCAGCCACTTTTTACTTTCTACTTTTTTCCGTTCTTATAATATTCCTCCACCTTGGCAAAGGCGCGGGCGCTGGCGGCGATGGTGGCCGCGATGTCATCGTCCGAGTGCGCTGCCGACATGAAGGCGGCCTCGAACTGGGACGGCGCAAGATACACGCCTTGCTCCAGCATGGCGTGGAAGAAGGTGTTGAAGGCGCCCACATCGGACTGTTTGGCGCTGTCATAGTCATAGACCGGCTTGTCGCTGAAGAACAGGCAGAACATGGAGCCGATTTGGTGGAACTGGAGGTTAAAACCGAACTTCTCCGCCTGGGCCTTGAGGCCGGCGCACAGCGTTTGCGTCTTTTCGGTCAGCTTTTGATACATGTCCGGCGTTTCGGCCAAAATTTTGAGCGTTGTCAGACCGGCGGTCATGGCCAGCGGGTTACCGCTGAGGGTACCGGCCTGGTACACCGGGCCCGCCGGGGCGATGAGTTCCATGATATCTCGCCGGCCGCCGTAAGCGCCGACCGGCAGGCCGCCACCGATGACCTTGCCGAGAGTGGTCAAGTCAGGCGTAATCTTGTAGTACGCCTGGGCGCCGCCGTAAGCGACGCGGAAGCCGGACATGACTTCGTCAAAAATGAGGAGGGCGCCGTACTCTTGGGTAATGCGGCGCACCGCGGCCAGAT from Sporolituus thermophilus DSM 23256 includes:
- a CDS encoding serine hydrolase; the protein is MKKWLIAIILGITMVLANATVFGAPRPTAKEVTAYANTFEGSIGIYAKNLKTGKTYAYRPDVVFPTASTSKLVVAVAAYKYLYPAADADARTVYDDDIEKMITVSDNEAFYNLLNEFEEKMPAALARTLKDLRLKKTMIHDDRAFQRYNYHSVTTPKEMATVMETIYRKKYLGKRTSEQLLDALGRTIFTEEIPRYMLTPVMHKVGELDDVLCDVGIVDDGKNRILISVYTSSPASADSKSDYIANIAAKVYNLLRE
- a CDS encoding SLC13 family permease — its product is MSSPSPIQSSKTAGKWLAVILLPLLIFLLSAGVGLAAPFRAYVALTVWAILSWALSLMPEAFVGSLLPVLYIVAGVAKPAAAFAPWLTNVPWTSMGGLILGAVLLASGLAKRIAYWSILRTGASYYRTLAGLMLAGIILGPLIPSALGKMSIFCPLAIGICQALNLPPKSRAATAVMATAFFAVAGPTVTYLTGGIHIIMAMSLVSGVLQTPVSWSQYAVYNFIPGVIYSGLTLSLVALLLRPERSIDTAEVIRLQYKNLGPPTATEKKAAVVLAVTLVLLSTDTLHHIDPGWLLLLVAAVLFLPGVKLMDKEKFSKIDFSVILFIAGAMSIGSVAGALGAGRWFSGLIMPLLGAASAPAMLLSVYAVGATLTLFLTPIAGLATFTGPLTETALALGLNPFPVIYSLIYGMDQYIFPYQYGVLMLAFSYGYMSWPLMARVFAAKMALTPLFLLFIAQAYWRWLGLLP
- a CDS encoding Crp/Fnr family transcriptional regulator, whose product is MDSIEHLKKLPIFADLSDRQLAEIHNLTTERLYRKGMVIFMEGEPGEGFHFVKSGKVKIVKMTDDGREHIIHILGPGDLFAEVLLFNNRPYPATAIAAEDARVGIIKNTELERLVLNNNRLALQLIKALSQRLLYAQQKIKNLALNDVTARTAETLLRLGKQHGRRTARGIEVDLGLSRQDLASLVGTTRETVTRTLSALKKDRLIDFDGDILILLQPEKLARLIQ